The following is a genomic window from Chlamydiota bacterium.
TTTTATTATCGCTCCTTTGGGCGCGGAAGATGTCTTGATTAAATGTTTACAAGAGCCCAAAATCAAGCGCCATCAAAGAAAAATTTTAAAAACCCTTTTTAAGAAAAAATTCCATTTTGTCGATGAAGAGGGGCATATTGAATATATCAGAAAAAACGAGCTTGTGTGTGCAATGGGCGTGCACAAAACATCGATAAAAAAAACCCTTGCAAGCTATGAAAAGATTGATTACGAGCCTAATTTTTTGACATGCTATCCCTTAGCTCTTAGCGCATTTGCTACGCATGTATGTGGCAAAGATCGTGGTGTGTTTGTGTTTTTAAATGAGAATTTAGGCCATGTGATTACACAAGAACACGGACTGCCGTTTTCTTCCCATACCTTTCATTTTGAAAAAAATTTTGAAAAAATTTCCAAACAAATTCAATGGTTTTTAAATCATCTTAAAAATTTTTCGGTCGATGAAATTTTTGTCACAGGTCCATTAAGTTTTAACCAAGAGCTGATTAATTACCTCAAAGCTGCGCTTTTAGAGAGTGTAAAACGTCCTAGCTTAAAACAAAATTTGCTGCCCTTCAACTTGTGTCATTCTTTTGCCGTGACGATAGGCTCTGTGTTTGCACTCAACCAAAACCATGATTTTAAAAAAGCGGTTAAAGTGGATCAAAAACTTAAGAAAAAATTAAAGGCAAGCATTCTTAAAACTTGCGGGCAGGTGATCGGGGGGGTAATGCTTGTGGGTTTTTGTTTTCATATCTATTTTCTAAAAAAAGAATATGCGCTTATAGAATCTATGCGTTTTGCAAAAACTTACTACGAAAACGAGCTTCTTGGCAAAACATCAGTGCCAAAAAAACTTGAGACAAACTATTTTAAAAGTCCCAATGTGGCTTTTGAGATCGAAAAATTAAAAAAACTTAAACTCAAAGGAAACAAAGCGCTCAAACATAGTCCAAATACTTTTTGCTTTCCCACACTCAAAGAGATTCTCTACGCATTTAAAAAGAGTAATAGTCAGATAGAGACTTTTCACTTTGATATCAAAAACAATCAGCTTCATTTAAAAGTCAATACACCGGTCATTCATCTCGAAGCGATTAAAGCACAACTGCCAAACGCCGATATCAAAGTCAACAACAACACGGTTATCATTAAAATTAAGGGGAAGGATTTTGCTTAAATCGCTATTTTTTCTCATCTTAAGGCGTACAATGGGTTATGGACTTTATGTGGCCATCATTACATCCATTGCTCTAATGCCTTATCCCTTTAAAAAAAGACAAGAAATGTTGAAAAAAAATAAGCCACTGCTGTTAGAAGAAATACAAACGCTTGAACAATTGCGTGTCCAAAAGAAAAAATATCAGCTTTTGAAATACAACAAAGCTCTTTTCATTTCATTTCTTTGTTTTGATTTGATGCAAGAAGAAATTTACCATTTAGAAAAGATCAAAAATAATGAAGCACTTTTTTCAAAAGAAGCTCTTTTACAACGGTTGGAATTCTTAAAAACGGAAAATACATTGCGTTTTCATATCGAAATTCAAAAACCTTATTTAAAACTTTGTTTAAAAACTCCCTGTGAACTCAATAAAATGGATCTTGAAAAATTATTAGCTCTATTGCAAGATAGTTCTTGTGATTTAGAAACCATTGATTTCGAAAAGCAAAAACGTTTTGATCAAGAAGTGTTTCTTTTAAAGGAATTACAATTAAAGTTATTTAGACCATGAGACAATTGCTTGTTTTTATTTTCTGTTCCGCCCTTCTTTTTGCACATCAAGAGCTGCTATCGATCCATTTGCTGGATCACCATGGAATGTATCAAACCCATCAAGACGAAAAAAAACTTAAGAGCTTTGAAAGCCAAGATTTTTTAAGTGCGCAGCCTTATCAAAAAGTGGTGCGGGTTTTTAAAACCGAAAATCAAAAAACACAAAGCATCATTACCAGTTACTATCCAAGTGGACAGGTATGCGCATTTTTAGAATGTGTAGATGGAAGAGCCAAAGGCGTATACAAAGAGTGGTATGAGTCAGGAAAACCAAAAATCGAAGCTTTTATAAAAGGAGGAATGGCTGATTTAACAAATGAGGCGGAAAAATCCTGGGTTTTTCACAAATGCGCAAAGGCTTATTTTCCCAGTGGACGTATAGAAGCCCTGTTGCAGTACGACCATGGAAAATTACATGGGTTTTCCACGTTTTATTATCCAAACAAAAATGTTAAAAAACTCACCTCTTATCACGAAAATCAAAAGCATTTGAAATGTTTAACATTTTTTGAAACAGGGGCGTTAAAAAAAGAAAGCCATTTTCAACACGGAAAATTGCACGGTTCTTATGAGCGTTTTTTTGAAAATGGAACACTATATTCCGTTGAGAAATTTGATTTTGGTAAACTAGAAAAGGGTGTGTATTTCAATAAAAAGGGAAAAATTTTGTCCAAAATTGAAGAAGGCGCAGGGATAAAAACATTACACAAAAAAAACATGATCATTAAATCTAATTATGTGCATGGACAAAAACAAGGAAAAACAGAAATCTTCGATTCTAAAGGAGAGTTGCTGTCTCATTACCATGTTTATAATGGGAAAAAACACGGAAGGCAGGTGGAATTTTATCCCCATTCACAACAACCCAGGCTTGCGATGTTTTGGGTAGAGGATCAAATCCAGGGTCTTGTTGAAACATGGTATCCTAGCGGACAATTAGAATCTCAAAAAGAAATGAGCCATAATCAAAAATATGGCTTAAGTGTGTGTTATTATGAAAGTGGCGCTGTGATGATGGTCGAAGAATATGTGCATGACAAACTCAAAGATGGAGAATATTACAAAAAAGGGCAAAAAACCCCCTTTTCAAAAATCACAAATGGCAAAGGCCTTGCCACGCTATTTGATCCACGCGGAAGTTTTGATAAAGAGATCATTTACGAAAACTTTGAGCCTCTAATAACTGACCTTACGCACTAACTCCTACTTGTAGGAAGGCTGCAAAGGGTGATCTACTTCGTATTCCTCCTCGCACAACTCCAAGGAGTTGCGTTTGTCGGACGTACTTGTATCTCTTTCCTTTAGCTCTCCCTCCCAAATAGAATTTAGTACGTAACATCAGTTAAATAACTGACCTTACGCACTACCTTCTATTCATAAGAGGGCTGCAAGGAACAATCTACTGCGTCTAGCTTTTCGTTCAACTCTCAAGGAGTTGAACTTCACCGCAATCCTTGTATCTTGTCCCTTTCGCTCCTCTTCTAAACAGAATTTAGTACGTAACATCAGTTAGACAAATAAAACCCCATCTACGCTGACGTCATGTATTTCTTTTGGAATATGTTTGGCTTTAAGTTCATAAAAACAAATTCCAATGGTTTTGCATCGTATTTGTTTTAAAAATCGATCATAGATTCCATAACCAAACCCAAGGCGATAACCATTTTCATCAAAACAGATTCCTGGCACTAAAACAAGATCGATAGCGTCCAAATCTACAACTTTGCTGTTTTCATTGGGCTCAAAAAAGCGCTTTTTTTTATGCAAATGCGCCATATCTGTGACTCGACATGGAATTAAATCATGATGCTCTACTTTTGGAATACAAAGCGTTCTGTTTTCGCATATCCAGTGATTGAGTTCCCATGTATCGACTTCGTCTTCCATGCTTGCATACGATAAAATAGTTTGAAAATGGGACAGATGGAGCTTTTCAAAAAGCGTTTGCTTTGCTTGGTGTTTTCGTCTTTTCGAGAGCATTTTACGCTTTGCAATAAAATCTTTTCTTAAAGTATCCTTAATATCCATGTGCCGAAGTATAGTATTTTTTCTTTTTCTTAGCTGTTTATTCGCAAGTGTTCCAAAAGCATCCAAGCAGTTAGTTTTGATTGTTACAAAAGATTGGGATTCTTGTTTTGGAGTGATGCAATGTTTTGAAAAAGATGCACTTGATTTTGTACCAGCATCGGACATCCATCCCATTGTAACAGGAGAAAAAGGCTTGGGGTGGGGAGTTGGATTGCATGGCGATATGGATACAGGTCCTATAAAAAAAGAAGGCGATTTAAAAAGCGTAGCTGGTATTTTTACATTTGGAAAAGCGTTTGGAATCCAAACAACACAAATGCGCTGGCCATTTATCCAAATTACCCCAAAATATTTTGCCGTTGATGATGCGCATTCAAAATATTACAATACCATCCAAACTAGCGATGAAGTGTTCAAAGACTGGCAAAGCGCAGAAGAGATGCATTTTTATAAGATACGCTATCAACTTGGTATTGAAATTGGGCATAACCAGCCTGTGCAAGAAGCAATCTATGGTTCGTGTATTTTTATGCATGTGTGGCTCTGTCCTACTTATCCTACGAAGGGATGTACAGCGATGGATAAAACAGCTATGCAGCAGATACTCTTTTGGTTAGATCCAGAAAAGCAGCCTATCATCGTGCAGCTTCCTTTGTCTGAATACGAGGACAAAAAAACACAATGGAATTTACCTGATTTATGAAACTAAGACTTTGATCGTTTCGTTTAATGTTTTTTTGGGCTTGACGAAAGAGTGATCTCTTGTCAAGATGGTTATTAAGTCAAATAAGGAGTTTTGAGTATGCCACAAGATGCAAACAAAAAAAAGGCGCTAGAGCTTGCCTTTGCGCACATTGAAAAACAATTTGGGCAAGGATCGATCATGAGTTTTTCCAAACACTCATCTGCAAAAGGTATCGATGTGATAAAAACAGGCGCCTTGACACTCGATCTTGCGCTTGGCATTGGCGGCATCCCAAGAGGACGTGTTGTTGAGATTTTTGGTCCCGAATCCTCTGGTAAATCTACACTTGCTATGCACATTGTGGCAAATGCGCAAAAAAATGGAGGAACTGCAGTCTATATTGATGCTGAACACGCCCTGGATCCAAAATACGCAAAATGTATTGGTGTGCAGATTAACGATTTGATGATCTCTCAACCCGATTGTGGAGAAGACGCGCTTAACATTGCAGAAATGCTCGCGCGCTCCAACGCTGTGGATGTGATTGTTATCGATTCTGTAGCAGCACTTGTTCCTAGAAATGAATTGGAGGGCGAGATAGGAGACACACATGTAGGCTTGCAAGCACGAATGATGTCGCAAGCATTAAGAAAGCTCACCTCAACGCTTGCTAGAAGCAACACATGTGCTGTTTTCATCAACCAAATCCGCGAAAAGATAGGTATTATGTTTGGCAATCCAGAAACGACTCCAGGTGGTAGAGCTCTAAAATTTTATTCTTCTATACGTCTTGATATTCGCCGTATTGGTGCGATTAAAAATAGCGATGGTTCAGATAAAGGAAACCGCGTGAAAGTCAAGGTCGTCAAAAACAAAATGGCACCTCCATTTCAGATTGCAGAATTTGATATCTTGTTTAATGAAGGGATTAACACTGTAGGTTCTTTATTAGACATTGCTGTTGATCTAAACATTGTCGACAAAAAAGGTGCGTGGTTTAGCATTGGCGAAAAGCGCCTCGCTCAAGGGAGAGATGCATGTATTGTTGAGCTAAAAAAAGATCCTGCGTTTTTGAAAAAGATCGAAGATGACGTGATGAAAAAGCTCAAAGCCGAAGAGGCTGCGCCGGCGAATGCAAGTGCTTAATACAGGTTAGAAAATCTGAAGACAAACAGTCTAATTCTTGCAATAAAGAACGAAGTGTTTCGAGATGTTCATCTAATGCATTTTTCGCCCCAAATTCACCTAATGTCAGTGCAACGTTGGGTTTATTGTTTTTTTTATCTTCATCCATATCCTTTAAGTCATCATGGATTTGAAACGCGGTTCCAAAATGAAATGCCGCTAACTTGACAGTTTCGATCATCTCTATGGATCCACGAGAAAAGATCCAACCCAATACAAAAGCCATTTCAAAAAGCGGATGCGTTTTCAAACCACTCTCTTCCGAAATTAAATCTAACATTTGACCATCTGTTGACAGGATGCAGTTTGTTGCGACACAATCTAAGACAAGCTGTGTTTCATGAGCGCTTAATTTTTGCGTTTTGGATTGTGTAGCAACGAATTTAAATGCCCATCCAATCAATTTGTAGGTCGCTAAAATTGCGACATCTTCCCCAAATGCGCGATGCAACGCTTCATTACCCCTTCGATAAAGCGCATCATCCATGCAAGGCAAGTCATCTGCAATCAAACTTGCTGTGTGCAAACACTCAACGCTAAGCGCCACATCCAAACAAGTCTTGCAATCTTTTGCGAGCATCCAAACAATCAAAGGGCGCAAGCGTTTTGCTTGCGTGTTCATCGAATAACAAATCGCTTGATCTAGTTGAGAATAGGACAAATTCTTTTTTTGCCAAGCGAACATGTGCGCTTCAAACAGCTGTTTAAATTCAGCAAACATGAAATCCTTTGAGAGTAGAATTAGGATAACAAACGCTTTGTGGCGCAAGAAACGTACCTGGATTAAGCACACAGTTGCATCCAATCTGGCTTTTATCGCCAATAATGGCGCCCAATTTTGTAGGCCCCAAAATTACCTCGCCATCAAGCTTAATTGGCACAGGACCTTTATCGAGGCGAAAGTTAGAACAGATGCTGCCGGCACCCAAGTTCACATCGCATCCCAAAATAGAATTACCCACATAATTAAAGTGCGCAGCTTTTGCGCCTTTTAAAAGAATAGAGGATTTGATCTCAGAACTATGTCCAATTAAAGTATTTTCTAGACATACAGTCTGCTCTCTTACATAAGCGCCATGTCGAACAATGGAATGTTTACCAATAAAACAAGGACCCTTTAAATAAGCATAGGGTTCAATAACCACGCCTTCTTCTATGCAAATCAATTCTCGATTTTCAAAAATAGCTTTGTCAGAAATAATTGCATCTGGATGAATCTCAAATTGCACATGCGCAAAAATTTCTTCAAAACACTCCAAAATTTGGTGGACGTATTCACACTTTTCAAAAAAAGGTTGCAAGAATCCCACATCGCTAAA
Proteins encoded in this region:
- a CDS encoding 5-formyltetrahydrofolate cyclo-ligase produces the protein MDIKDTLRKDFIAKRKMLSKRRKHQAKQTLFEKLHLSHFQTILSYASMEDEVDTWELNHWICENRTLCIPKVEHHDLIPCRVTDMAHLHKKKRFFEPNENSKVVDLDAIDLVLVPGICFDENGYRLGFGYGIYDRFLKQIRCKTIGICFYELKAKHIPKEIHDVSVDGVLFV
- the recA gene encoding Protein RecA — translated: MPQDANKKKALELAFAHIEKQFGQGSIMSFSKHSSAKGIDVIKTGALTLDLALGIGGIPRGRVVEIFGPESSGKSTLAMHIVANAQKNGGTAVYIDAEHALDPKYAKCIGVQINDLMISQPDCGEDALNIAEMLARSNAVDVIVIDSVAALVPRNELEGEIGDTHVGLQARMMSQALRKLTSTLARSNTCAVFINQIREKIGIMFGNPETTPGGRALKFYSSIRLDIRRIGAIKNSDGSDKGNRVKVKVVKNKMAPPFQIAEFDILFNEGINTVGSLLDIAVDLNIVDKKGAWFSIGEKRLAQGRDACIVELKKDPAFLKKIEDDVMKKLKAEEAAPANASA
- the crtE gene encoding Geranylgeranyl diphosphate synthase, with amino-acid sequence MFAEFKQLFEAHMFAWQKKNLSYSQLDQAICYSMNTQAKRLRPLIVWMLAKDCKTCLDVALSVECLHTASLIADDLPCMDDALYRRGNEALHRAFGEDVAILATYKLIGWAFKFVATQSKTQKLSAHETQLVLDCVATNCILSTDGQMLDLISEESGLKTHPLFEMAFVLGWIFSRGSIEMIETVKLAAFHFGTAFQIHDDLKDMDEDKKNNKPNVALTLGEFGAKNALDEHLETLRSLLQELDCLSSDFLTCIKHLHSPAQPLRL
- the glmU gene encoding Bifunctional protein GlmU, whose translation is MLIDMLLTQKYFSDVGFLQPFFEKCEYVHQILECFEEIFAHVQFEIHPDAIISDKAIFENRELICIEEGVVIEPYAYLKGPCFIGKHSIVRHGAYVREQTVCLENTLIGHSSEIKSSILLKGAKAAHFNYVGNSILGCDVNLGAGSICSNFRLDKGPVPIKLDGEVILGPTKLGAIIGDKSQIGCNCVLNPGTFLAPQSVCYPNSTLKGFHVC